A region of Candidatus Hydrogenedentota bacterium DNA encodes the following proteins:
- a CDS encoding protein kinase — protein MRLLNWYWNGLLEVPAGWIVTYLGIDMSAGWRLLGLKIACTVAILLFLYEIYLRVKDRRRRRQYDKDLREYNKSGQGALSAEEKQAVAENPEGIIARLKKARNHEKLGEIYRSLDRPKESARSYQRARRYQDASEQWAKAGYPLKAARLLQKLGSHQTAGRFYLEKKRYRKAAKQFLLAKSYPEAGDAYFLAKRYADSASAYEKFFSGPQPDPAHLAAAAQACAQLLQDPAARAKIPGDQLRRVTLYCGKTLRHVKRPELAAQLFQQAGELIEAGESFLQAGQLEAAARCMQQAGETKRASEIGGRYYESIGKWREAGLAYEGGGAFRRAGDCFMKANEAELAAENYERAGEFYGAGFALVHAKHWEEAVRIFQKLPESSPHFGESRQLLGRAFYELKDYAHCAATLENHLLGERVRKDNIDYFWMLALAYEQLGKLEASREVLLKIRSVDVEYRDVAHRLSSVQSRISMAGAGQGPAAIGSMPTMATPAPEQGKSPVMSMVENSLKNRYELERELGRGGMGVVYKARDTQLDRPVALKFLGSLVDESEEYRLRFQREARAAAQVTHPNILSIYDIGVEQGSSYIAMEYIEGPNLNQFMKKKGKLSAREAVNIVGQACAALDAVHQAGIVHRDIKPDNILIAKGGLVKLMDFGLAKGYGQRLTASNVVMGTPCYMSPEQAKGQDVDGRSDIYAMGMVLYELLIGEPVFCTGNVLMRQIEETPPPPSSRVEDVPPALDALIMKCIAKDPEERYASARELCDALRQLGK, from the coding sequence ATGCGCCTGTTGAATTGGTACTGGAATGGCCTGCTGGAAGTTCCGGCCGGCTGGATTGTGACCTATCTCGGGATCGACATGAGCGCCGGATGGCGTCTGCTGGGACTAAAGATCGCCTGCACCGTGGCGATCCTGCTGTTCCTTTACGAAATCTACCTGCGCGTCAAGGATCGAAGGCGGCGCAGGCAGTACGACAAGGACCTGCGCGAATACAACAAGTCCGGTCAGGGCGCGTTGTCCGCCGAAGAAAAGCAGGCCGTCGCCGAGAACCCCGAGGGCATTATCGCCCGCCTCAAAAAAGCCCGCAACCACGAGAAGCTGGGCGAAATCTACCGGTCGCTGGATCGCCCGAAAGAGTCGGCGCGGTCGTACCAGCGCGCCCGGCGCTACCAGGACGCCTCCGAGCAGTGGGCCAAAGCCGGCTATCCGCTGAAAGCGGCGCGCCTGCTTCAGAAACTGGGAAGCCACCAGACCGCCGGGCGCTTTTACCTGGAAAAGAAGCGCTACCGGAAAGCCGCCAAACAGTTTCTCCTCGCGAAGTCGTATCCCGAAGCGGGCGACGCATACTTCCTTGCCAAACGCTACGCGGACAGCGCCTCCGCCTACGAAAAGTTCTTCTCGGGCCCGCAGCCCGATCCGGCGCACCTGGCCGCCGCGGCACAGGCCTGCGCCCAGCTCCTGCAGGATCCCGCCGCGCGCGCAAAGATCCCCGGCGACCAGCTCCGGCGGGTAACCCTGTATTGCGGCAAGACCCTCCGCCACGTTAAGCGCCCGGAACTGGCCGCCCAGCTCTTTCAGCAGGCGGGCGAACTCATCGAGGCCGGTGAGTCCTTCCTCCAGGCGGGCCAGCTGGAAGCCGCCGCGCGCTGCATGCAGCAGGCGGGCGAAACCAAGCGCGCCTCGGAAATCGGCGGGCGCTACTACGAGTCCATCGGCAAATGGCGCGAAGCGGGCCTGGCCTACGAGGGCGGCGGCGCCTTCCGCCGGGCGGGCGACTGCTTCATGAAGGCCAACGAGGCCGAGCTCGCGGCGGAAAACTACGAGCGCGCCGGCGAGTTTTACGGAGCGGGCTTCGCGCTGGTGCACGCAAAACACTGGGAAGAAGCCGTGCGGATTTTTCAGAAGCTCCCGGAAAGCAGCCCCCACTTCGGCGAATCCCGCCAGTTGCTGGGCCGCGCCTTCTACGAGTTGAAGGACTACGCCCACTGCGCCGCCACGCTCGAAAACCACCTGCTAGGCGAGCGTGTCCGCAAGGACAACATCGATTACTTCTGGATGCTCGCGCTGGCCTACGAGCAGCTGGGCAAACTGGAGGCCTCGCGGGAGGTGCTGCTGAAAATCCGGAGTGTTGACGTGGAATACCGCGATGTCGCGCACCGCCTGTCCAGCGTGCAATCGCGCATTTCCATGGCGGGCGCCGGACAGGGGCCCGCCGCCATCGGCTCCATGCCCACCATGGCCACGCCCGCCCCCGAGCAGGGCAAGTCCCCCGTGATGAGCATGGTGGAAAACAGCCTCAAGAACCGCTACGAACTGGAGCGGGAACTTGGGCGCGGCGGGATGGGCGTCGTCTACAAGGCGCGGGACACGCAGCTCGACCGCCCGGTGGCCCTCAAATTCCTGGGCTCCCTGGTGGATGAGTCGGAGGAGTATCGTCTGCGCTTCCAGCGCGAGGCGCGCGCCGCCGCCCAGGTGACCCATCCCAATATTCTCAGCATCTACGATATCGGCGTGGAGCAGGGCAGTTCGTATATCGCGATGGAATACATCGAGGGGCCGAACCTGAACCAGTTCATGAAGAAGAAGGGCAAGCTCTCCGCCCGCGAAGCGGTCAACATCGTCGGGCAGGCCTGCGCCGCGCTCGACGCCGTCCACCAGGCCGGCATCGTGCACCGGGACATCAAGCCCGACAACATCCTCATCGCCAAGGGTGGACTCGTGAAGCTGATGGACTTCGGCCTGGCCAAGGGCTACGGCCAGCGCCTTACGGCAAGCAATGTGGTGATGGGTACGCCCTGCTACATGTCCCCGGAGCAGGCCAAAGGCCAGGATGTCGACGGCCGTTCGGACATCTACGCGATGGGCATGGTGCTCTACGAATTGCTGATCGGCGAGCCCGTTTTCTGCACCGGAAACGTGCTTATGCGGCAGATCGAGGAAACGCCGCCCCCGCCGAGCAGCCGGGTCGAAGACGTCCCCCCCGCGCTCGACGCCCTCATCATGAAGTGCATCGCGAAGGACCCCGAGGAACGCTACGCAAGCGCGCGCGAACTCTGCGACGCGCTCCGCCAGCTTGGAAAATAA
- a CDS encoding metallophosphoesterase family protein, with the protein MRYAIISDIHANLEAFCAVLEKIEDLGVDQVVCLGDVVGYNASPNECADILRERNIMTVLGNHDAVACGLEEPWGFNPVALQAAMWTRENLSPENLEWLRSLPDVLNFEHFAAVHGAPKNRNTYLFTWEDILPHLAFLEEQNCNICFMGHTHSPGIFSTDGVYSVDDDSRFALGNGKSFFINPGSVGQPRDSNPQAAFGILDTVENVFEQVRIKYPIEKAARRVIEAGLPQFLAERLALGK; encoded by the coding sequence TTGAGGTATGCCATCATTTCCGACATTCACGCCAATCTTGAGGCGTTTTGCGCGGTCTTGGAAAAGATCGAGGATCTCGGCGTGGATCAAGTGGTTTGCCTGGGGGACGTTGTCGGTTACAACGCAAGCCCGAACGAGTGCGCCGATATTCTGCGGGAGCGGAATATCATGACGGTGCTCGGGAACCACGACGCGGTCGCATGTGGCCTGGAAGAGCCGTGGGGCTTTAATCCAGTGGCCTTGCAGGCGGCGATGTGGACCCGGGAGAACCTGAGCCCGGAGAATCTGGAGTGGCTCAGGAGCCTGCCGGATGTGCTGAATTTTGAGCACTTTGCGGCGGTGCATGGGGCCCCGAAGAACCGAAACACGTACTTGTTTACATGGGAGGACATCCTGCCGCATCTCGCCTTTCTGGAGGAACAGAACTGCAACATCTGTTTCATGGGACACACGCACAGCCCGGGCATTTTTTCAACCGACGGGGTGTATTCCGTGGACGATGACTCCCGGTTCGCCCTGGGCAACGGCAAGAGCTTTTTCATCAATCCGGGGTCGGTTGGACAGCCTCGGGATAGCAATCCGCAAGCGGCGTTTGGTATTCTGGATACAGTCGAAAACGTTTTCGAGCAGGTGCGCATCAAGTATCCAATAGAGAAGGCCGCCCGGCGCGTGATTGAGGCCGGTTTGCCTCAGTTTCTGGCTGAGCGCCTGGCGCTCGGAAAATAG
- the hisB gene encoding imidazoleglycerol-phosphate dehydratase HisB — protein MRHGEVHRKTNETEVSLRIAIDGAGESDIATGVGFFDHMLTHLAKHGLFDLEVKAVGDLHIDAHHTVEDVGICLGKALLDAAGDFRGIRRYGQASIVMDEALAEVAVDMSGRPFLVFNAEFPTATVGGFDAELAREFCQALAVNARMTLHVNLRYGANTHHCIEGIFKALARALRNALELDARQTGVPSTKGMLET, from the coding sequence ATGCGGCACGGAGAAGTGCACCGCAAGACGAATGAAACGGAGGTTTCTCTCCGGATCGCCATTGATGGCGCCGGGGAATCGGATATCGCCACGGGGGTGGGTTTCTTCGATCACATGCTCACGCACCTGGCGAAGCACGGGCTCTTCGATCTGGAGGTGAAGGCGGTGGGCGATCTACATATCGACGCGCACCACACGGTGGAAGACGTTGGCATCTGTCTGGGAAAAGCGCTGCTGGACGCCGCGGGGGACTTCCGGGGAATCCGCCGCTATGGCCAGGCCTCCATCGTCATGGACGAAGCCCTGGCGGAGGTCGCTGTTGATATGAGCGGACGCCCGTTTCTGGTGTTTAACGCGGAATTTCCCACGGCTACCGTCGGCGGGTTTGACGCGGAACTCGCGCGGGAATTCTGCCAGGCGCTGGCGGTCAACGCCCGCATGACGCTGCACGTGAACTTGCGTTACGGCGCGAACACGCATCATTGTATCGAAGGAATTTTCAAGGCCCTGGCGCGGGCCCTTCGCAACGCGCTTGAACTGGATGCGCGCCAGACGGGCGTGCCGTCGACCAAAGGAATGCTGGAAACGTGA
- the hisH gene encoding imidazole glycerol phosphate synthase subunit HisH gives MIAIVDYGMGNLRSAQKGFEKAGYEAVLTHDPAEIDAADGVVVPGVGAFKDCMDGLREKGLVEPILAAAHGGKPFMGICVGLQLLFEYSEEGEGAAGLGIFPGRVVRFPAFSETGLKVPHMGWNQLGRASAPEGVDLLEYTDGAPYCYFVHSYYAIPQDPAITKATCSYGVTFPAIVGRDNIVATQFHPEKSQAAGIAILRAFGAMVSSVSQVS, from the coding sequence GTGATTGCCATTGTAGACTACGGCATGGGAAACCTGCGCAGCGCGCAAAAGGGTTTCGAGAAAGCCGGCTATGAGGCTGTCCTGACCCACGATCCGGCGGAGATTGACGCCGCGGACGGCGTTGTGGTGCCCGGCGTGGGCGCGTTTAAGGATTGCATGGACGGGCTTCGCGAGAAAGGGCTGGTGGAGCCTATTCTGGCGGCGGCGCATGGCGGGAAGCCCTTTATGGGCATCTGCGTGGGCCTCCAGCTGCTCTTCGAATACAGCGAAGAGGGCGAGGGGGCGGCTGGCCTCGGGATTTTCCCGGGCCGGGTGGTCCGTTTTCCGGCTTTTTCGGAGACGGGCCTGAAAGTGCCTCACATGGGTTGGAACCAGCTCGGGCGGGCGAGCGCGCCGGAGGGCGTGGACCTCCTCGAGTATACCGATGGCGCCCCGTACTGCTATTTTGTCCACAGCTATTACGCCATTCCGCAAGACCCGGCGATCACCAAGGCGACATGCTCGTATGGCGTGACCTTTCCGGCGATCGTGGGGCGAGATAATATCGTAGCGACACAGTTTCACCCGGAGAAAAGCCAGGCCGCGGGTATCGCCATTCTGCGCGCTTTCGGCGCGATGGTGTCCAGTGTAAGCCAGGTTTCCTGA
- a CDS encoding universal stress protein, with protein MIRRILVPTDGSDSSQVGVNYAVALAKSFDAHVQGIYVIDIKLLEGPFLQDLSASLGTAPYVNYQGNISMLLEERGKSALRALSDACERAGVRCDTVQGSGVVSRVIVEHSGLADLIVMGRGGEHNEWLEGLVGSTAEAVIRRSPLPVLITGAESLGRERILVAYDGSSHAQNALRTAVAFAEMWNTALKILVVGEDADSPVAAEVQAYLDAHKVDGSILQAKGDPGEQIIEHAGALGADLVVMGAYGHSKVRELVVGSTTTYVINHASCPVLLAR; from the coding sequence ATGATACGACGCATACTGGTGCCTACCGACGGCAGCGACTCATCCCAGGTGGGTGTGAATTACGCCGTGGCGCTCGCGAAGTCCTTCGACGCGCACGTGCAGGGGATATACGTAATCGATATCAAGCTCCTGGAGGGCCCTTTCCTCCAGGACCTTTCGGCGTCGCTGGGCACGGCCCCCTACGTGAATTACCAGGGCAACATCTCGATGCTCCTGGAGGAGCGCGGCAAGAGCGCGCTCCGCGCCTTGAGCGACGCCTGCGAGCGCGCGGGCGTGCGCTGCGACACGGTTCAGGGTTCGGGCGTGGTTTCGCGCGTAATCGTGGAGCACAGCGGCCTGGCGGATCTGATCGTGATGGGCCGGGGGGGCGAGCACAACGAATGGCTTGAGGGCCTCGTGGGTTCCACGGCGGAGGCCGTTATCCGGCGATCCCCGCTTCCCGTGCTGATCACGGGCGCGGAAAGCCTGGGCCGGGAGCGGATACTGGTGGCGTACGATGGCAGTTCGCACGCGCAGAACGCGCTGCGGACGGCGGTTGCGTTTGCGGAAATGTGGAATACGGCCCTGAAAATACTGGTCGTCGGGGAGGATGCCGACAGCCCGGTTGCGGCGGAGGTACAAGCCTACCTGGATGCCCACAAGGTCGATGGGTCCATCCTCCAGGCGAAGGGAGACCCGGGAGAGCAGATCATCGAGCATGCGGGTGCGCTTGGCGCGGATCTGGTGGTGATGGGGGCCTACGGGCACTCCAAGGTTAGAGAGCTTGTCGTTGGTAGTACTACAACGTATGTGATCAACCACGCGTCGTGCCCCGTGCTGCTGGCACGCTGA
- a CDS encoding HDOD domain-containing protein, translating to MAERPDVHEALIGVAGDLPALPAVVAEVLRVTEDPMSSTSDVSRIVQSDPAMTAKVLRVSNSSYYGMKQYVGTLKLALVILGVRQVRNIVLGISVFETLNGHSDDVRIAQDIWNRSLHTAGICKKLCEALGLAFQGEEFIAGLLSDIGIMGLLRKDPGNYRSTYESLGDNLELLRQAEQAQFKFTHAQVAEAMAAQWNLPQTLTDALGMQYPREGQSLANARDPKLAAVLRIARALNSRQEGGIEAALEEEEAWAALDGARNPVTREERPGLLASVQDEVNALPAMSL from the coding sequence ATGGCTGAACGCCCAGACGTGCACGAGGCCCTTATTGGCGTGGCGGGAGATTTGCCCGCCCTGCCGGCGGTGGTGGCCGAAGTTTTGCGTGTGACCGAGGATCCGATGTCGTCGACGTCGGATGTCAGCAGAATTGTTCAGAGCGATCCGGCGATGACGGCCAAGGTGCTCCGGGTGAGCAATTCGTCGTACTACGGAATGAAGCAATACGTTGGCACGCTGAAACTGGCGCTGGTCATTCTGGGTGTCCGCCAGGTGCGTAACATCGTGCTGGGCATATCCGTCTTTGAGACGCTCAACGGGCACTCCGATGATGTCCGGATCGCGCAGGACATCTGGAACCGTTCGCTCCACACCGCGGGAATCTGCAAGAAACTCTGCGAGGCGCTGGGCCTGGCCTTTCAGGGCGAAGAGTTCATTGCCGGTTTGCTCTCGGATATCGGCATTATGGGCCTGCTGCGCAAGGATCCGGGGAACTACCGGTCAACGTACGAATCGCTTGGGGACAACCTTGAGTTGCTCCGGCAGGCGGAGCAGGCGCAGTTCAAGTTTACCCATGCCCAGGTGGCGGAGGCGATGGCGGCCCAGTGGAATCTACCGCAGACGCTGACCGATGCGCTCGGGATGCAGTATCCCCGTGAGGGCCAGTCGTTGGCGAACGCCCGCGATCCGAAGCTTGCCGCCGTGTTGCGCATCGCGCGCGCGCTGAATTCCCGCCAGGAAGGGGGGATTGAAGCGGCGCTCGAAGAGGAGGAGGCTTGGGCGGCGCTGGATGGCGCCCGCAATCCCGTGACGCGGGAAGAGCGGCCTGGCCTCCTGGCGAGTGTGCAGGATGAAGTAAACGCGCTGCCGGCCATGTCGCTTTGA
- a CDS encoding glycosyltransferase family 4 protein — translation MTERPLRILFTDPHSDGGGQVRYIQTLAGALIRSGHAVFIGCRSGSALARIASEIGATPLDSFHFARGLRIRRWVEDVRAMRALLRQIRPDVVHVSGSQDHWVAALAGANAWPGCCLIRTRHNTYKVKRGLANRVLNRRWTAHQITVCEMVRQSLASHPAFDPDRLTAIHNGVDTVTYRPDPEARAAARSMFGYTDADFVCGIAARLVEAKGHTFLFDAAARLRDAIPELRILALGQGALEPALRAQVRALGLEGRVQFAGYRDDMPLCVHAFDVGVLPSIDCDTSSFSLKEQMAAGLPVVASDYGGLPEIVTDGVEGFVAPHGTVEPLAEAIGRLARDPALREAMGRRGRERVLREFSLEAFAARTASVYCSVLAGKHTTGLER, via the coding sequence ATGACCGAGCGCCCGCTTCGCATTCTGTTCACCGATCCCCATTCCGATGGCGGGGGGCAGGTGCGGTATATCCAGACGCTTGCCGGCGCGCTGATACGATCGGGGCACGCGGTGTTTATCGGTTGCCGTTCCGGCAGCGCGCTCGCGCGGATCGCGTCTGAGATCGGGGCCACGCCGCTGGACTCCTTCCATTTCGCCAGGGGGCTGCGGATCCGGCGTTGGGTGGAGGATGTTCGCGCCATGCGCGCCCTGCTGCGCCAGATCCGGCCGGACGTTGTGCACGTGAGCGGTTCGCAGGATCATTGGGTGGCCGCGCTCGCCGGCGCCAATGCCTGGCCGGGGTGCTGCCTCATCCGCACCCGGCACAACACCTACAAGGTGAAACGCGGCCTGGCCAACCGGGTGCTGAACCGGCGCTGGACGGCGCACCAGATCACGGTATGCGAGATGGTCCGGCAATCGCTCGCGTCGCATCCGGCTTTTGATCCGGATCGCCTGACCGCGATCCACAACGGTGTTGATACGGTAACCTATCGGCCCGATCCCGAGGCGAGGGCGGCGGCGCGGTCCATGTTCGGCTATACGGACGCCGACTTTGTTTGCGGTATTGCCGCCCGGCTGGTGGAGGCCAAAGGGCACACATTCCTTTTCGATGCGGCGGCGCGCCTCCGGGACGCGATACCGGAGCTGCGCATCCTGGCGCTTGGCCAGGGGGCGCTCGAACCGGCGTTGCGGGCGCAGGTCCGGGCGCTTGGCCTGGAGGGCCGGGTCCAGTTCGCGGGGTACCGGGACGACATGCCGCTTTGCGTGCACGCCTTTGACGTTGGGGTGCTCCCGTCCATCGACTGTGATACCTCCTCCTTCAGCCTCAAGGAGCAGATGGCGGCGGGGCTGCCGGTGGTTGCGTCGGACTACGGCGGGCTCCCCGAGATCGTAACCGATGGCGTGGAGGGATTCGTTGCGCCCCACGGGACGGTTGAGCCCCTGGCGGAGGCGATCGGGCGCCTGGCGCGCGATCCGGCGCTGCGCGAGGCCATGGGTCGGCGAGGCCGGGAGCGCGTGCTTCGGGAGTTCTCCCTGGAGGCGTTTGCGGCGCGCACCGCGAGTGTGTACTGTAGTGTGCTTGCCGGGAAGCATACAACGGGTCTGGAGCGATAA
- a CDS encoding glycosyltransferase, whose protein sequence is MKILHLDEQRGWRGGEQQASWLIQASAAKGHELWIAGRPDSRFLASDHGGAALTRITLPFWAEFDLYTAWRLAQTVYEHDIDIIHAHTSHTHTIACLARLFARRGAVVVSRRVSFPPRRDAVNRWKYGAPDVYLAVSEKVAEVLREAGIAPEKVRCVHSAVDPERLNVEKADRTSLGLEAKARFLFSAGALVGHKDHATLLDAMPKVREAYPESRLLIAGEGDLREPLEAQITALGLQDMVTLLGHREDVPSILRAADLYVSSSWSEGLGTSVLEALACGVPVVATVAGGIPEMIEPGKTGYLVANRDSEALADAIIEAIGHPRDAKKYAEAGRKRVEQDFTVTAMVEGTLAAYVETMNRVKGISE, encoded by the coding sequence ATGAAAATACTGCATCTCGACGAGCAGCGGGGCTGGCGCGGTGGCGAGCAGCAGGCGAGCTGGCTGATTCAGGCTTCCGCCGCGAAGGGGCACGAGTTGTGGATCGCCGGGCGGCCGGACAGCCGATTTCTCGCATCCGATCACGGCGGCGCGGCCTTGACGCGCATTACGCTTCCGTTCTGGGCCGAGTTTGATCTGTACACGGCCTGGCGCCTCGCGCAAACGGTATACGAACACGATATCGACATCATTCACGCGCACACGAGCCACACCCACACGATCGCATGCCTGGCGCGCCTTTTTGCCCGGCGCGGCGCGGTGGTGGTGTCGCGGCGCGTGAGCTTCCCGCCCCGGCGGGATGCGGTGAACCGCTGGAAGTATGGCGCGCCGGATGTGTACCTGGCGGTATCGGAGAAGGTGGCGGAGGTGCTTCGCGAGGCCGGTATTGCCCCGGAGAAGGTCCGCTGTGTGCACAGCGCGGTGGATCCGGAACGCCTCAACGTCGAGAAGGCGGACCGGACCTCGCTGGGCCTGGAGGCGAAGGCGCGTTTCCTGTTTTCGGCCGGCGCGCTGGTGGGGCACAAGGATCACGCGACACTGCTGGACGCCATGCCGAAGGTGCGGGAGGCCTATCCGGAGTCGCGTCTGCTGATTGCGGGCGAGGGCGACCTGCGCGAGCCGCTGGAGGCGCAGATTACGGCGCTCGGTCTCCAGGACATGGTTACTCTGCTGGGGCATCGCGAGGACGTTCCCTCGATCCTGCGCGCGGCCGATCTGTATGTGTCGTCGAGTTGGTCCGAGGGGCTGGGCACATCGGTGCTGGAGGCCCTCGCGTGCGGGGTCCCTGTCGTGGCGACAGTCGCGGGCGGGATTCCAGAGATGATTGAGCCCGGGAAGACGGGCTATCTGGTGGCGAATCGGGATTCCGAGGCGCTGGCGGACGCCATTATCGAGGCGATTGGACACCCCCGTGACGCGAAGAAGTACGCGGAAGCGGGACGGAAACGGGTCGAGCAGGATTTCACCGTTACCGCGATGGTCGAAGGGACGCTTGCGGCCTATGTTGAGACCATGAATCGCGTGAAGGGTATCTCGGAATGA
- a CDS encoding glycosyltransferase family 2 protein — protein sequence MNESSQHELKRGALTVLILVPNARDRIARCLESVAWADTVFCVVDTKTDDGSDEIARQSGARVVRHTYENAAAQRNWALPQVETEWTLVLDADEWVSPPLAARIREILSSGDALDGYDIKRDSYFFGKLIRHCGWHRDYNLRLFRTASGRYLEKRVHSRVVVHGDVGRIDAVMYHDTYRTFDEYFRTFQRFTTWGAEDAWERGKRARLRDLMARPLLRFFKMYIIRQGFRDGYHGAVLCGLSACSVFTKYAKLWDLERQEKDGGAGG from the coding sequence ATGAACGAATCCTCCCAGCATGAATTGAAGCGGGGCGCCCTGACGGTGTTGATACTGGTGCCGAACGCGCGGGATCGGATCGCGCGGTGCCTGGAGAGCGTCGCCTGGGCGGATACGGTGTTTTGCGTGGTGGATACGAAGACCGATGACGGTTCGGACGAGATCGCGCGTCAGTCGGGCGCGCGGGTGGTTCGCCACACCTACGAGAACGCCGCCGCGCAACGCAATTGGGCGCTTCCGCAGGTTGAGACCGAATGGACCCTGGTGCTCGACGCGGATGAGTGGGTTTCACCCCCGCTGGCGGCGCGGATTCGGGAGATACTGAGTTCCGGCGACGCGCTCGACGGCTACGATATTAAGCGAGATTCGTATTTCTTCGGGAAGCTGATCCGGCACTGCGGCTGGCACCGCGACTACAACCTGCGGCTGTTCCGGACGGCTTCCGGGCGCTACCTGGAGAAACGGGTGCACTCCCGGGTGGTGGTGCACGGGGACGTGGGGCGTATCGACGCGGTGATGTATCACGATACCTACCGCACCTTCGACGAGTACTTCCGCACGTTCCAGCGGTTCACCACGTGGGGGGCGGAGGATGCCTGGGAACGGGGCAAGCGCGCGCGCCTTCGCGACCTCATGGCGCGGCCGCTCCTGCGCTTCTTCAAGATGTACATTATCCGCCAGGGTTTTCGCGACGGGTACCACGGCGCGGTCCTCTGCGGGCTCTCGGCTTGCTCGGTATTCACGAAATATGCCAAACTGTGGGATTTGGAGCGGCAAGAGAAGGACGGCGGCGCCGGGGGCTGA